The sequence below is a genomic window from Physeter macrocephalus isolate SW-GA chromosome 19, ASM283717v5, whole genome shotgun sequence.
TATGTGTTTAATTTTACTAGAAAttaacaaactgttttccagggtGGTTGTACCCttttttattcccaccagcaatatataagAGTTCCAGGTGAGGAGTTGAATGCTATCTCATTATTTGTTGACTTCTCTGGAATTCGGAAAGCCAGGTGTCCAGTGGTCAGTACAAGCATAGGAGGTGACGGAACTTGTAGGGCTGTCTGCCGCAATCCTACCACGAGTAGGCAGCCTTTGTGAACCTCCACCAGAGAGCTTCCTTTTATAAGGCATTTCAACATTGCTAACCCATTACACATCTTTCCAAGGACAAAATGCAGGATAAACCAAAACTTAACGTCATATTTAGTTTCCATGTCTAGCCACTTAAATTTTGATCCAGAAAAAGGTTGTCATGGAAATGCTATTGAATCTTTGTCAACCTCCAGCATGTCTATCCTGAATTAGGGTCATTTGGAGATAACACCAAAAAGGTGTCTGAGTTTCCCGATGTAACTTTTATTATAATTGGAGTatgagcactttaaaaaaaaacaatttcatggagatataatttatagactataataatttagtttttccctaatgtcctctttctgttcTAGGGTCCCATCTAGGATCCCACCTCACATTTAGTCCTCTTAACCCCTTAGGCTCCTCTTGCCTATGATGGTTTCTCACACTTTCTTATTTTTGGTGACGCTGAGAGTTTTGAAGAATGCTGGTCGAGTGTATTGTAGAATGCCTCTCCATTGGGGTTTGTCGGATGTTTTTCTCATTAAGACTAGGGTTATTTATGGGTTTGGGAGAGGAAATGCACacaggtaaagtgccattttcatcacatatcAAGGGTACTTAACTATAAACGTGAAGTGGTGTTTGTAAGgttactccccctccccctttccatactgtcctctttggaaggaagtcactgtgTACAGACAACACTTGAGAAATGGGGAGCTCTGCtccctctgcctatttttaaattaggctttttgtctttttattgtttagttgtaagacttctttatatatattaagtacaaatcccttatcagatggatgatttgcaaatattttctccccaccAGTGGTTTGTCTTTTTGCTTCTTGATGTTGTCCTTAGAAGCACAaaagttttgggacttccctggcgatccagttcagggagtgcaggttcaatccttggtcggggaattaagatcccacatgccacatggcacggccaaaaatttttttttaattaaaaaaagtgtgtaaaaagcacaaaagtttttagttttttttttaatttaactttttttttttaaaaattgaggtcgggcttccctggtggcgcagtggttgcgcgtccgcctgctgatgcaggggaaccgggttcgcgccccggtctgggaggatcccacatgccgcggagcggctgggcccatgagccatggccgctgagcctgcgcgtccggagcctgtgctccgcaacgggagaggccacaacagagggaggcccgcataccacaaaaaaaaaaaaaattgaggtctagttgatttacaatattattttagtttcaagtataaaaagtttttagttttgatgcaGTCCAGCTTAtcagtcttcctttttttaatcacttgtgcttttggttaCTTAGCTAAGAAATCAttacctgggacttccctggtggcgcagtggttaagaatctgcctgccagtgcaggggacacgggttcgagccctggtctgggaagatcccacatgctgcggagcaactaagcccgtgcgccacaactactgagcccgagtgccacaactaccgaagcccacgtgcctagagcccgtactctgcaacaagagaagccacccaatgagaagcttgcggatcgccacgactagagaaaagcccgcatgcagcaccagagacccaaggcagccaaaaaatataaataaataaataaaattttttttaaaaaaagaaagaaatcattacctaacccaaggtcatgaagatttactctcgtgtttttcttgtaagagttttatagtttcagctcttacatttaagtttatgaTCAACTTTGAGTTGATTGTTTTGTGTGACGTGAGCTAGGgttcaaatttattcttttgcatgtggatatacacTTTTTCCAGGACCATTTGTTGGAAAGGTATTTTTTTTGGTCCCTTTGTCAGAAATCAGTTGACTGACTATAAATGTTAGAGTTTGTTTCTGGACTCGGGGTTCTGCTGCATTGATCTTTATGTCTCCCAGCGCCAGGCCCACACGgacttgattattgtagctttgtagtaagatTTGAAAGCAGGAAGTATGAGTCTGCCAGCTTTgttcttcaagattgttttggctgttacGTGTCCGTTgcattttcatacaaattttaggatgtTTGTCAATTTCTGAGAACACAAGCACCATTTAAGCAGTTATCATAGAACTACAAATCCAGGATCTTCAGCTGAGGTCATGAAACTCCTGTGCTTCTTAAATGGGCACATACCTCACAGAATACACATTTCACCCTCCAGGGTACCTAATACTTCTAACACCTTCCCTCATTTAATTCTTCATTCTGCTAACATCTGTATGTACCTGCCAGTCTCCAGGGTCACGGTTGGGTACTGAGTACACGGCGATCATTAAGATCCAGTTTCTGCCCTCACATACCTCCTGTCTCATGGAGCTGATAAATGAGACACATAACTGAGAAACAGCCTTATAGAGGCTTTGATAGAGATGTGCAAGGGAGTGAAGTTCCAGGGGAGTGGTTTGCACTCAGTAAGCGTGGACTCCGTTTGGCACTTCTGACAGTTTTACCTGTCAGAAGTAACGGACAGGTCACTGACTCATCTAATCTTTACAAGTCCTGTGATGTGGATACTCTTTTTCTCCCACATTACAGATGAGGACCCAGGTCAGTGTTCCACGGCTTTTTGAAAGCTTACTAATAAATAGAAAACTTTCTTAAAGGCTCCTTTAAAGTTCTTTGTGATTTCACAATAAATGTGATTTAAAACAAGCCAAAAGAGTGGGCAGAGTATCATTTTGCTTTCGCGCTGTACACAACCCCTCTTCCCCACCCGCTCCTCTGCTCACCACCTGGGAAGTGGCTGCTCCCCGGCCTCCCCACTAAGACTGGACGTGTGGAAAACAGGCAGTCTTCCAGCAGGTGGGGGCTCTAAGCGCGAATCTTGCCTTAAGTGCCTTGCACAGTAAATGGTTTGGGGTTGGATGAAGAGTTTTAGTGTTTTCCTGAGTAGATACATAGTGAGTGATAGGACTAGTGTGGTGCTGGAacagagagggaagtgggggaggggccaGAATATACATGACCGGTTTCATGAATGCTGCTGCGTCCAGCAGAGAGACATAGTAAAACCATTTGGAGTATTTTGTTTAGAAATTCATGAATAGGTTAGAATTGTCTGCTATGATATGGAAAGTGGGCCAGTTTCAAAGATAAATACTCTGTGGACCATTAGGATTTCAAGGCTGCCTTTTGTCAGTGATTGGTAGCTTTGCACAGTTATGGAATGCAGTACACATTTATGTATCTAGTATTTGGTGACTCTGAGTTTTTCTAAATGCTGTGTCCTAGCCTAGTTATTAAGTTTATCATTTAAACTCTTTTCAGATTCAGTAAAATAAGAATCAGAgagcagaacaaaggaaaaacacttcCTTTATATGGCAGGCACTGTACCAGGTGGTATTTTATATGTATCATTTAACTTAATCCTCAGAGTAACACTGAGGTAAGTGTACTTACCCTCTTTTTACAAAGGAGACTCAGAGGTGGGTGACATCACAGAGCCCAGCTGGCTTGCCTTCAGAGTCACTGCTCTTTCTCTCAAAATTGCTGTTCTCAGAACTAGTTAAGAAATAGCCAGGGAGGCCCTAGGAAGACATTATTAATAGCATTTGCTGATGTCACCCAACTGTAGTCATTTATtaactccacaaatatttattgagtgctattACATACCAGGTACTATGCTAGACAGTAGGGAGGTGGAGAGACTAAAACAAACGTGGTCCTtcccctcatggagcttatgttctagtgggAATTAGATCTGTAGATGgatttgcattttgctttatCTGCTTAATGCAGGTGTCCTGTTATGTACATGCATGCATACGTACACGCATATACACGTTTACATTTACGTTAATGTGAATAGCTTcaggtttgttttctgtaaaGAGAGAAGGATGAAAAAAGTCTTTTGTAGATTAACAAGTTTGGGGAACTTCTTTTATTACATCGTGTGCCTAGAATTTCAGAGAAACTCTGTGCAGTAAACTCCTTTATGAATTGTGTTTATATTCTGCTtagaaaggttttttgtttgttttttaacatttcataatGGAAAATTTCACACTTATTCAGCAGTGGAAAGGAGACTGTATTAAACCGCTGTGTACCTATCACTTACCTTCAGTAATTACCAACTAATGACCAGTCCTGTAGGGAGGCAAGTATTGCAGGTAATTGGGTTCAAGACTAATATTCAACTTACAGATTAATCTCTTTTACATAGGTTTTATGTATAACTGTTCTTTGTCAAAGAGATAATTTTATCTATTGTTTATTCAAGTATTAAGAAGATGGTCATTTAGTAATATAAGCTATTTTATTGTGAGTCTACTTTATTAATGCTTTAGGATGGAAGCTTCCTAAGATCTGAATTAGGCATATGTCTCCCCATTATATTCATTTGTCCAGCTAGGTAAGTGCATTTAAGTAAGTAACATTTAAAGAAAGGCATTTGTTCAAAATAACCTGTTTCTTCCAGGTACTCTTGGCCCTCTGTCATATTTTGCAGAGAAGAACAAAGCCAATGGTATTGTAACACTAACTTTGCAAATCTCTTTGTgagttgggtcttttttgttgctgctgtttggTGCATGATTAAATTTATGATGATACagcaaatgttttgtttgttttaatgattacatattgatttggatttctttctcttgtgcAGAAGGAAATGTACAAATTACAGCTGAAACTCTGCTAAAATCTACTGAGGAAGTACAAGGTATGAAGGTCAGTGGGACTAAGACGGATAATAATGAAGGACACGAGAACGGCCATGTGAGTAAAGGTCTCGCGGCTGGGCGCAGCGGATACCCAGAAATAGACAAAATCATGACCAGTGGTGAGGTTTCAGAGACAAGCACGTTAGTTTCCCTAGAGCCTTTAAACTCTGTGGACCCTGGATTAATAGaagcaactaaagaaaaagaatgtgaagaaCTAAAAACCTGTCCTCCTTGGTTGTCATTATTACCAGGGAAGAGTGCCATTTCCAAAGTGGACAATGGAAAGGAAGAGTTGTGTACATTAAACCTTGTCTGTGAAGCAGATGACAATCGCCAACAGGTTCCTGTCCACCATAGTGAGAGACATAGTTCTGCACGTGGTAGTCCCAAAGCCATGAGAAAGGTGGTTATTGTAGAACCTTTAGAAGAAAATTCTGAAGTTTCACATTTCACATCATGTTTGTCTGGTCCAGAATCCAGAACAACATCCTCAGAAAAGTGTGGTTTTGATGGTGATAGCTTGCCAAAGGGATCTGCTAAAAAGACAGACAGTTCCTGTTTTGATGGGGACGATCAAAGCAAGAACTTGGCttctagagaagaaaatgaacaacctttGAACCCCAGGAGTGAAAGAGAGGAACTCTTTCTTGTTAATGCCAGGCAAGCAGAAGAGGATGCTAGTGGTCActattctggaaaaaaagaggCTGTTGACTTCCCCAAAGAAAATATCCACGATCACTACTGCCCTCAAGGCAGTATCCATACAGACTGCTCTAGTTCTTTAAAGCCCAGTTCTTTTACTGAAGCCAcggaaataatgtttaaaaaaaatgatttaaaaatcactttagacATTCAGGATAACTTGGCAAACCATGAGGACCATAGAGGAATTTTTGCTAATATAAGCCATCCAGGCACACACTCTGAAGAGAACCATTTTTCCTTCTCGATGCAGATTGAAGAGCCAGAACAGACAACCACTATAGGGCCTGGTATGTTAAGTGAAAAGATTTACAGTAAAGATTCTAACTCCTTAGTCAGCACCCAGAGAAATCTGGAAGGCAGAACCCAGTTAAAGGAAGCATCACATGATGGATTTCTGATTGAAAGAAAATCCCCTGTGAGTTTAACACCAGAGGGCCAGATAAGTTCTATAAATGAGGTGTTGAAACCCAAGAAAGACATTGTTCCATTACTGCCAGCCCTAGAATTTGATGACAGACCTGAGTCAGAAATAGCTGTACAGAACTCCCAGGACGATGGTCCCCATTTAGATAAAGAGAGCGCTGCATGGGAGGTGAATGAACTTCCTTACGCCGATGAACTAGTTGTAAACAAAATAGGAAGTGAATGTGTTTTAAATCAAGTGTCCCTTAATTCTCAAAACCATGCGAAGTTGCCAACTGACAAAGAGATGCCTGTAGCAGCGAGCGAGGACTTCCGACGGAGTCAGCACCCTCCGTCAGAGGATGGAGCAGATGGCACTGCTGGTACCCAGACTGTTCCtgtaaagacaaaaatgaaagacatcTCTCCACCAGGTGACAAAACCTGTGGTGCCTCTTCAAACAATCCCACCTTAAACAGCAAATCAGAAAGcctagaaagaaaaactgaaacagCTGATTTAGGAGTAGAAGGTCTGCATTCCAGACTTCTCTCAAATCAGAAAGAAGCAGGCTTGCCTCAAGAGGTCTCTGCCATGGAATGTCAAAGCATTCAATCTCGGGATCTCTCTAGCTGCCCTTGTGTAAGAAAAAACGTCCCAGAGGAGAGCGCGTGTTCTGCCCGTGGTGCCCTGGAGCCCAGCGAAACCATCCTGGGAGTTGAGAACTGTCTGATAACCAAGTGTGAAAATGCATTTCAGCACAGCGATCACCGCCCCCAAGGGAGAGAAGCCTCCATGGGAAGTTGCATCCATAAAGTGAGTTGTACATCGGCGGAAAGTGAGCCAGATGGGGGAGAAACTGAAGGCAGCCTTCCAGGAGGTAAGATCAGAAACGAAATGACGGCAGGCATGTTAACTAGTGAAGCTCCAAACAGGACCATCCACACCACCTGTCACATCCATCCCAGCGAGGAAGGgctagaagaaaaagaacagaacacaCCCAAAGAGACTGTGTTTTGTAAACATAACATCTGTGATTGTGCCGCACAGGAATTAAACCAACCCGCACACATTCTAAGTCCTGAGAAATTGTTGGACCAGTTGTCTACTGTTGTGTTCTCCGGTGTTAAAGACATGAACCAAGCAGCTGAAACTCCTGAACAGAAGGCAGATGAAGCCCTCGGCTGCCAGAGTAACCCAAACAGATCCGATGGATGCAGAAGTGAAGATAACCCAGCTAGGGAGACACTAGGCAGCGACCAGAGAGAGGTGGTCGCAGAACCTAATGGAGAGGTGAGCCACAGCCTGAAGGATCTGCCAGTCGGTTCAGGCAATAACAGCTCATTGTCTGATGGAAGCCTGAAGAAAGGGGCCTTTGAAAGGATTTCTTGTTGTGAGGAGCCCATAGATGGTATGGCAGACATAGTCTCCATAGGCTGTAGTGATAAGGGCACAGAAGGCGTTCTGGACATAAGGGTGTCTAGTACTCTTGATGGGGGTGCGAGGCAGGATGGGCCAGCGTTACAGGAAACCTCAAGGAGTGTGCTGTCACAGAGGGTAGAGCCTATTGCTGCATTTATGGGAAGGATCGACCAGGATTCAGATTCCCAAGATGCTACTTCCTCGACAGCAGACTCTCTCGAAATTAAAAAATCACGTGAAGAGAAAGTATGCAGATTGTTAAAAGACTGTGAAATGGAGGTGTGTCCAGACTCTTGTGCCCCTGAGACAGGGTCTGTGGCAGATCATAAACCAAATTTAAGAGTATTGGATAGAATAAATGTGTCTTTAATTTATATTGATCTTGAACAGCAAGCTAAAGAAGCATCTCTGAGAGAAACACAAGGAATGATTGAAGGATCAAGACTAGAAATAAATTCTGAGCACGACAAGggaaatgccattggaatttccTCAgaagaagaactgacatcttctGGACACCAAGATGAGAACTCTGTTCCCCCGGGAAGCCTGAAATCCTCTGAGATAATTCCTTTGCATCCGTTGTCtcaagaaaaatcagaaacaattaTGAATAGTGAGGAAACTGACCCGAAAAACCTTTTTAAACCAAAAGATGGTGAAATGCCCTGTGAGAATGTAAAGGACTGCATGGTCCTGCCTGAGATGAAAGGAAGAGCACCAAGGGATAAGAGTAATCCTAGCGAAGAAAGCGGTGCAGCCCTCCTTGCGGAAAGTTTGCCTTTGACGATGGAAACAGAAACCgaagtgaaaagagaagaaactgcaGAACACCAGAGGGGGCCACGGGGTCAGTTTCCTGCTGTGGAGGAGTCTGAAGAGATGACTGTCAGAGAAGGTGTTCATGGTGATAACATGAGCCGGGTGTCTCAGACCCATCTTAAACCCCCGAGGATGCTGCGTGATGCTGAGGACCAACAGAGCCAGAAGGTTTTGGACTACAAGGAAGAGGAACAGATGCATCAAAAAGAAGCACATGCAGCTTTGGAACAATGCACATCATCTAATACGTTGTCAGATGAGGTGCAAAGTAAGAGCCAACCTAAGGATAGCAAAGCTGAGCCCACCGTGGTGAAAGAAATCACCCTAGCAAAGCCAGCCACAGGTGACACTGCTGCAGGGTTTCAGAAGCTGAAAGACCCAAAGGAGGAAAGCTTGTGTCGCCCATCAGAAAAGGACATTGAGTCGTGTGCAGGCCCTTGCCTCCATGATGCCCCCCGGAAAGCACAAGACCCCAACTCCGCTGGGCGTGATGAACTACACGGTGCCTTTGGGAACACTTCACATCAGAAAGGAGTGCTTCCCTTAAAGAAGCAGCCCCACCGAACGTGTAAGAAAGTTTCCTGCCAGGAGCTAGTCAACACGGggaggaaaataagtaaaatcagaaattctGCCTTTTTAAAGAGCTCCTCTGAAACCATCCCCACAAACGCACACAGATTTCTCAGTTCACATGCTGTGTCTGCACCCACGCAACCGGAATCTGAAACAGCCCCCACCAGGAGCCTTGTTAGCCACGTACCAAAGCAGAAGGCCACTCCAGGCCAGCCCTCGGGTAGCCTGAATGTTCGGAAGCCTACCAAAGAATCAGCTTTATTCAGCAAGCTGTCCATCCTTGCCTCCAGACTGGCCCCGGCCACAAAGACCCAGAAGCTGCGGTATCAGCGGTGTTCCTCTGACCTTCTTCCAGTGGCTAAAAGCTACAAGTGGCTCAGATACAAAAGGCTCCTGGATGGGTTTTCCTACAGCACAACACAGCTGAATCCATGGTTGGCACGTAGTGATTGGGACAGGAGGCCTAACAGTAAACCCTTGAAGCTTTATTCGCTCGAAGCCATCAAAATGAGCTTCATAGATTTGAGCGACAAGATGCCATCCCTGTTGTTTGGTTCCGAAATCTTCCCAGTATCCTTTCACGTGAAGTCGGGCTCCGAGTGCGGGACCGAGTCCCCAAGAACTTTTCCCGAGCACTGTGCACCCGCGAGGCTCGCCTTAGGA
It includes:
- the PRR14L gene encoding protein PRR14L isoform X3 translates to MLSSGVETQPVPLDSSMSAEVQELYSELPVSVSKELHADPEPSAIPDVKPGASSSRISQSRAVPLELQTTPVESCREETPETLDHGGEPGRCGLVDPTAEGSVASGILDREVKAKSMEQKVFRDGGDQAEIVRDPCEGAKEDTRQYSTAAEEKLCPSQEDLLMQASKEHLCTDLPEDGLRNKEGNVQITAETLLKSTEEVQGMKVSGTKTDNNEGHENGHVSKGLAAGRSGYPEIDKIMTSGEVSETSTLVSLEPLNSVDPGLIEATKEKECEELKTCPPWLSLLPGKSAISKVDNGKEELCTLNLVCEADDNRQQVPVHHSERHSSARGSPKAMRKVVIVEPLEENSEVSHFTSCLSGPESRTTSSEKCGFDGDSLPKGSAKKTDSSCFDGDDQSKNLASREENEQPLNPRSEREELFLVNARQAEEDASGHYSGKKEAVDFPKENIHDHYCPQGSIHTDCSSSLKPSSFTEATEIMFKKNDLKITLDIQDNLANHEDHRGIFANISHPGTHSEENHFSFSMQIEEPEQTTTIGPGMLSEKIYSKDSNSLVSTQRNLEGRTQLKEASHDGFLIERKSPVSLTPEGQISSINEVLKPKKDIVPLLPALEFDDRPESEIAVQNSQDDGPHLDKESAAWEVNELPYADELVVNKIGSECVLNQVSLNSQNHAKLPTDKEMPVAASEDFRRSQHPPSEDGADGTAGTQTVPVKTKMKDISPPGDKTCGASSNNPTLNSKSESLERKTETADLGVEGLHSRLLSNQKEAGLPQEVSAMECQSIQSRDLSSCPCVRKNVPEESACSARGALEPSETILGVENCLITKCENAFQHSDHRPQGREASMGSCIHKVSCTSAESEPDGGETEGSLPGGKIRNEMTAGMLTSEAPNRTIHTTCHIHPSEEGLEEKEQNTPKETVFCKHNICDCAAQELNQPAHILSPEKLLDQLSTVVFSGVKDMNQAAETPEQKADEALGCQSNPNRSDGCRSEDNPARETLGSDQREVVAEPNGEVSHSLKDLPVGSGNNSSLSDGSLKKGAFERISCCEEPIDGMADIVSIGCSDKGTEGVLDIRVSSTLDGGARQDGPALQETSRSVLSQRVEPIAAFMGRIDQDSDSQDATSSTADSLEIKKSREEKVCRLLKDCEMEVCPDSCAPETGSVADHKPNLRVLDRINVSLIYIDLEQQAKEASLRETQGMIEGSRLEINSEHDKGNAIGISSEEELTSSGHQDENSVPPGSLKSSEIIPLHPLSQEKSETIMNSEETDPKNLFKPKDGEMPCENVKDCMVLPEMKGRAPRDKSNPSEESGAALLAESLPLTMETETEVKREETAEHQRGPRGQFPAVEESEEMTVREGVHGDNMSRVSQTHLKPPRMLRDAEDQQSQKVLDYKEEEQMHQKEAHAALEQCTSSNTLSDEVQSKSQPKDSKAEPTVVKEITLAKPATGDTAAGFQKLKDPKEESLCRPSEKDIESCAGPCLHDAPRKAQDPNSAGRDELHGAFGNTSHQKGVLPLKKQPHRTCKKVSCQELVNTGRKISKIRNSAFLKSSSETIPTNAHRFLSSHAVSAPTQPESETAPTRSLVSHVPKQKATPGQPSGSLNVRKPTKESALFSKLSILASRLAPATKTQKLRYQRCSSDLLPVAKSYKWLRYKRLLDGFSYSTTQLNPWLARSDWDRRPNSKPLKLYSLEAIKMSFIDLSDKMPSLLFGSEIFPVSFHVKSGSECGTESPRTFPEHCAPARLALGEAHRCPSSPPKWTFSFFLAHDCPGVATFREDPGIYCQAGAQPPLQPPVPLQDHGATAIVQTRAGCSVLGLHTLLALCSPGCYRIWTKKRSCSSHMPTMQRLFLTQFIQGLKGLRSPTSIADKVFCSLPYSVGRVLSIWSQHGPSACPFEISALHSSHSKRQPPLGTMSSHTALPSMPLPGLEAAYSTSGSHVRLEPPFPALVPKSRLVTDSAVSKLLLSASEFPVPGFDELDGVTAPCPRPQSSPPEQKETEPEKRPKKVSQIRIRKTIPKPDPNLTPMGLPRPKRLKKKEFSLEEIYTNKNYKSPPANRCLETIFEEPKERNGTLISISQQKRKRVLEFQDFTVPRKRRARGKVKVAGSFTRAQKAALQSQELDALLIQKLMELETFFAKEEEEQERSSGC
- the PRR14L gene encoding protein PRR14L isoform X2, with amino-acid sequence MLSSGVETQPVPLDSSMSAEVQELYSELPVSVSKELHADPEPSAIPDVKPGASSSRISQSRAVPLELQTTPVESCREETPETLDHGGEPGRCGLVDPTAEGSVASGILDREVKAKSMEQKVFRDGGDQAEIVRDPCEGAKEDTRQYSTAAEEKLCPSQEDLLMQASKEHLCTDLPEDGLRNKEGNVQITAETLLKSTEEVQGMKVSGTKTDNNEGHENGHVSKGLAAGRSGYPEIDKIMTSGEVSETSTLVSLEPLNSVDPGLIEATKEKECEELKTCPPWLSLLPGKSAISKVDNGKEELCTLNLVCEADDNRQQVPVHHSERHSSARGSPKAMRKVVIVEPLEENSEVSHFTSCLSGPESRTTSSEKCGFDGDSLPKGSAKKTDSSCFDGDDQSKNLASREENEQPLNPRSEREELFLVNARQAEEDASGHYSGKKEAVDFPKENIHDHYCPQGSIHTDCSSSLKPSSFTEATEIMFKKNDLKITLDIQDNLANHEDHRGIFANISHPGTHSEENHFSFSMQIEEPEQTTTIGPGMLSEKIYSKDSNSLVSTQRNLEGRTQLKEASHDGFLIERKSPVSLTPEGQISSINEVLKPKKDIVPLLPALEFDDRPESEIAVQNSQDDGPHLDKESAAWEVNELPYADELVVNKIGSECVLNQVSLNSQNHAKLPTDKEMPVAASEDFRRSQHPPSEDGADGTAGTQTVPVKTKMKDISPPGDKTCGASSNNPTLNSKSESLERKTETADLGVEGLHSRLLSNQKEAGLPQEVSAMECQSIQSRDLSSCPCVRKNVPEESACSARGALEPSETILGVENCLITKCENAFQHSDHRPQGREASMGSCIHKVSCTSAESEPDGGETEGSLPGGKIRNEMTAGMLTSEAPNRTIHTTCHIHPSEEGLEEKEQNTPKETVFCKHNICDCAAQELNQPAHILSPEKLLDQLSTVVFSGVKDMNQAAETPEQKADEALGCQSNPNRSDGCRSEDNPARETLGSDQREVVAEPNGEVSHSLKDLPVGSGNNSSLSDGSLKKGAFERISCCEEPIDGMADIVSIGCSDKGTEGVLDIRVSSTLDGGARQDGPALQETSRSVLSQRVEPIAAFMGRIDQDSDSQDATSSTADSLEIKKSREEKVCRLLKDCEMEVCPDSCAPETGSVADHKPNLRVLDRINVSLIYIDLEQQAKEASLRETQGMIEGSRLEINSEHDKGNAIGISSEEELTSSGHQDENSVPPGSLKSSEIIPLHPLSQEKSETIMNSEETDPKNLFKPKDGEMPCENVKDCMVLPEMKGRAPRDKSNPSEESGAALLAESLPLTMETETEVKREETAEHQRGPRGQFPAVEESEEMTVREGVHGDNMSRVSQTHLKPPRMLRDAEDQQSQKVLDYKEEEQMHQKEAHAALEQCTSSNTLSDEVQSKSQPKDSKAEPTVVKEITLAKPATGDTAAGFQKLKDPKEESLCRPSEKDIESCAGPCLHDAPRKAQDPNSAGRDELHGAFGNTSHQKGVLPLKKQPHRTCKKVSCQELVNTGRKISKIRNSAFLKSSSETIPTNAHRFLSSHAVSAPTQPESETAPTRSLVSHVPKQKATPGQPSGSLNVRKPTKESALFSKLSILASRLAPATKTQKLRYQRCSSDLLPVAKSYKWLRYKRLLDGFSYSTTQLNPWLARSDWDRRPNSKPLKLYSLEAIKMSFIDLSDKMPSLLFGSEIFPVSFHVKSGSECGTESPRTFPEHCAPARLALGEAHRCPSSPPKWTFSFFLAHDCPGVATFREDPGIYCQAGAQPPLQPPVPLQDHGATAIVQTRAGCSVLGLHTLLALCSPGCYRIWTKKRSCSSHMPTMQRLFLTQFIQGLKGLRSPTSIADKVFCSLPYSVGRVLSIWSQHGPSACPFEISALHSSHSKRQPPLGTMSSHTALPSMPLPGLEAAYSTSGSHVRLEPPFPALVPKSRLVTDSAVSKLLLSASEFPVPGFDELDGVTAPCPRPQSSPPEQKETEPEKRPKKVSQIRIRKTIPKPDPNLTPMGLPRPKRLKKKEFSLEEIYTNKNYKSPPANRCLETIFEEPKERNGTLISISQQKRKRVLEFQDFTVPRKRRARETDGTGDLLCQGRGGAGAVVWLLRSDSGGGVSTLDFPGLLGRGCLILPYCPNHSEFRLWIFTCFKVQPF